The proteins below come from a single Bombus pyrosoma isolate SC7728 linkage group LG10, ASM1482585v1, whole genome shotgun sequence genomic window:
- the LOC122571510 gene encoding uncharacterized protein LOC122571510 — MSTYLGLILVITTCAHVVYAKRCEGNGLGLKYVWGDALTDPADCIGPNNMAYPSAAISRSYKNIWASSRTARSHQPRTIDPELTRQALLHNYKITHGDYSIAESSRNGRAFSSKETCGSPARLCKTRYNTTAPMYGVSLTSGQPVTIVQKFPDLLQQVVFEVCESKECDVVHGECTQTYVPYLFLVIPLGPVTLTGQDYVLVESGCVCKPRNSASATSEPPAVPSF, encoded by the exons ATGTCCACGTACCTGGGTCTGATTCTTGTTATCACCACATGCGCCCACGTCGTGTATGCCAAAAGATGCGAGGGGAACGGATTAGGCTTGAAATACGTGTGGGGAGACGCGCTCACAGATCCAGCCGACTGTATAGGTCCGAATAATATGGCGTATCCCTC AGCCGCGATATCGAGAAGTTACAAGAATATTTGGGCGAGCAGTCGAACAGCGAGGTCCCATCAGCCTCGAACAATCGATCCTGAATTAACCAGACAGGCGCTACTGCACAATTACAAGATTACTCATGGAGATTATTCGATCGCCGAATCCTCGCGAAATG GTAGAGCATTTTCCTCGAAGGAGACATGTGGTTCCCCAGCCAGATTATGCAAAACGAGGTACAACACCACGGCTCCTATGTACGGAGTCAGCTTAACCAGCGGTCAGCCTGTGACCATCGTGCAGAAGTTCCCCGACCTTTTGCAGCAAGTCGTGTTCGAAGTTTGCGA ATCGAAGGAGTGCGACGTGGTCCACGGTGAATGCACGCAGACATACGTGCCGTACCTGTTTCTGGTGATACCGCTTGGACCGGTGACCTTGACTGGCCAAGATTACGTTCTGGTTGAAAGCGGTTGCGTGTGCAAGCCGAGAAATTCGGCGAGCGCCACGTCGGAGCCTCCGGCAGTTCCAAGCTTTTAA
- the LOC122571504 gene encoding serine/arginine repetitive matrix protein 1 isoform X3 produces MMYTGTTASQDTRFSDKEKKLLKQMKFGDSLTQKVDMSKVKLDVIKPWITTKITQILGMEDDVVVEFVYNQLEEKFPDPRKMQINLTGFLNGRNARSFMGELWDLLVSAQESVTGIPEAFLQQKKDQIKKRLEEQEKLQASLAEKEKEKEREKEKDEAESKIKKEEKERGSSKERRRDRSRDRDRDRKRSRSRDRHRDRDRSSRKRRSSSRSPSKNSLKDNGKDMTEIKVEREDSPQPENAIPLMPVKTKPEAAVAISRLQAKLMSIADGKKKNNRTPSPESLEKAKKSRSRSKSPISRSKKSRSKSPSRDSKTRRSRSPASKSRRSRSKSRSRRSRSRSKSRRSKSRSQDRSKSRRTKSKSPRSHSRSRSRSKKSRSKSIDRSKSRKSRSDSSDSRSSKSRSKSPDKRKDTLDSNRKRDATTSSSSESEEEKGAKDKNDFEIRKKKDGVQAKRSYRKTNKDDSGSDSDSSRERKSVPKRRSPTPRKDRGRSKDRDRSRDRSRDRSRDRSRDRSRDRNRRRSIDRERERRRERERERERERLDRYSGSRSMRPPSVRRAPSRRRSPPRRSPARYRRRSPSPGDRRRRRSLDRRRRSSERRDRRRSPDRRDSRRRSPDGRDRSLRKSLERKSSQEKRERERDREHADEKRKEKEKPIKEESIKRPEKDIKKAEPVNIKKPDLSVSPKKLQSATLPVTRHRFSKSLSRTPSPFKKTEDIIAAVKVKQPSKEDNKEGSPKEESSFSSADTFPLKKDEKSIKSIKITSEDKKSGQKSSEPVLLKKPAEVIKKSKREKRDGSTDSNDSESEGKKRSKKLEKSKKSRKASTDEEKSDKCGSSSDSEEERKHAEKTKKIRDSNRGDSLDERTKDRKDSRKREMNENESRKRPKKEIEEETKKSKRSRKDSSSGDEEQKIKRNKSEDDRSRLRKPKKDSSSDDEPKKTRKRRDSSSEDEKSRTRKSRKDSTSEDEGKVRLKKSKRDSSTDDEEIGEKDAKKKRKADDSSDEEKVKKKRKKKTKTSTSESEESEVEEKKKKKDKKHKKHKKHKKHRKHKKKKVADSDESDVSEGNTEELEKKLREKALKSMKKGHSIEGSD; encoded by the exons ATGATGTACACG GGGACTACCGCGTCGCAGGACACGAGGTTCAGCGATAAGGAGAAGAAACTTcttaaacaaatgaaatttggaGACTCTCTTACACAGAAG GTGGATATGAGCAAAGTTAAGCTGGATGTTATTAAACCATGGATAACTACAAAGATTACCCAGATTTTAGGCATGGAGGATGATGTAGTGGtagaatttgtatataatCAACTGGAAGAAAAG TTTCCTGACCCCCGAAAAATGCAGATCAACCTCACTGGCTTTCTGAATGGAAGAAATGCTCGATCTTTCATGGGTGAACTATGGGACCTCTTGGTCTCTGCTCAAGAAAGTGTAACGGGCATTCCAGAGGCTTTCTTGCAACAAAAGaaagatcaaataaaaaaacgtttg GAAGAGCAGGAGAAACTCCAAGCTTCTTTggcggagaaagaaaaggaaaaggaaagagagaaagaaaaagatgaagcCGAAagcaagataaaaaaagaagagaaagaacgtGGTTCTTCGAAGGAGCGTCGAAGAGATCGAAGTAGAGATCGTGATAGAGACAG AAAAAGAAGTCGATCGAGAGATCGACACAGAGATCGTGACAGATCGAGCCGCAAAAGACGATCATCTTCGAGATCGCCTAGTAAAAATTCGCTTAAAGACAACGGAAAAGATATGACTGAAATTAAAGTCGAACGAGAAGATTCACCTCAACCTGAAAATGCTATACCGCTCATGCCAGTTAAGACAAAACC GGAAGCCGCTGTTGCGATATCGCGATTACAAGCTAAATTAATGAGCATTGCTgatgggaaaaagaaaaacaatcgTACTCCATCTCCTGAATCAttagaaaaagcaaaaaaatcTAGATCTAGATCAAAATCGCCTATAAGCCGCTCCAAAAAATCTAGATCCAAATCGCCCAGTCGAGATTCAAAAACACGTCGTTCTCGATCACCGGCATCTAAGTCGAGGCGATCTCGATCTAAGTCAAGATCAAGACGTTCTAGGTCTAGGTCAAAGTCTAGAAGATCCAAATCCAGGTCGCAAGATCGCTCGAAATCGAGACGTACAAAGTCCAAATCTCCGAGATCGCATTCGAGATCTCGTTCACGATCTAAAAAATCAAGATCGAAAAGCATTGATAGAAGTAAGTCTAGAAAATCGAGATCCGATTCAAGCGATTCAAGATCATCAAAATCTCGTTCGAAGTCACCGGATAAGAGAAAGGATACTCTCGATTCCAACAGGAAACGAGATGCAACTACAAGCAGTAGCTCTGaatcagaagaagaaaaaggagcgaaagataaaaatgacttcgaaattagaaagaagaaagatggaGTACAGGCAAAGAGATCATATAGGAAAACAAATAAGGATGACAGTGGTAGTGACAGTGACTCGAGTCGAGAAAGAAAATCAGTTCCTAAGCGAAGGAGTCCAACGCCACGAAAAGATAGAGGTCGATCAAAGGACAGAGATAGATCGCGAGATAGATCACGCGATAGATCACGGGATAGGTCTCGGGATAGATCTCGAGATAGGAATAGAAG GAGATCCATAGACAGAGAacgtgaaagaagaagagaacggGAGCGAGAAAGGGAACGGGAGAGATTGGATAGATACAGCGGCAGTCGCAGCATGCGACCGCCATCTGTACGCAGAGCACCTAGTAGACGCAG AAGCCCTCCTCGAAGAAGCCCGGCACGATATCGTCGCAGATCACCAAGTCCCGGAGATAGGCGCCGAAGAAGATCTCTCGATCGAAGACGAAGATCATCGGAAAGAAGAGACAGACGTCGATCTCCGGATCGTCGTGATAGCAGACGTCGTTCGCCAGACGGACGGGACCGATCCCTCAG AAAGTCACTAGAGCGGAAATCGTCTCAAGAAAAGCGAGAACGTGAGAGGGATCGTGAACACGCAGATGAGAAACgtaaagaaaaggagaagccTATCAAGGAGGAGTCCATTAAACGACCCGAAAAGGACATCAAGAAAGCTGAACCTGTGAACATCAAGAAACCAGATCTCAGCGTTTCTCCTAAAAAACTTCAATCTGCTACGCTTCCTGTAACTAGACACAGG TTTTCGAAGAGTTTATCTAGAACACCGTCTCCGTTTAAAAAGACTGAAGACATCATAGCAGCGGTTAAAGTCAAACAACCTTCGAA AGAAGATAACAAAGAGGGATCACCAAAAGAAGAATCGAGCTTTTCATCTGCGGATACGTTCCCGCtaaaaaaggatgaaaaatcgatcaaatcaattaaaattacatctgAGGACAAGAAGTCAGGTCAAAAATCGTCAGAGCCAGTTCTCTTGAAAAAGCCAGcagaagtaataaaaaaatcgaagagagaaaaacgcGATGGTTCTACAGATTCAAACGATAGTGAAAGCGAAG GTAAGAAAAGGTCAAAAAAGTTAGAGAAATCCAAGAAATCCAGGAAAGCTTCCACGGATGAAGAGAAGTCAGACAAATGTGGTTCTAGTTCAGATTCTGAAGAGGAAAGGAAGCACGCAGAGAAAACCAAAAAAATTAGGGATTCGAATCGAGGCg ATTCATTAGATGAACGTACAAAAGACAGAAAAGATAGTAGAAAACGGGAAATGAACGAAAACGAATCTCGTAAGCGACCGAAAAAAGAGATAgaagaggaaacgaagaaatcaaAAAGATCTAGAAAAGATTCCTCTTCGGGAGATGAAGAacagaagataaaaagaaataaaagtgaaGACGATAGGTCCAGATTACGAAAACCCAAAAAAGATTCGAGTTCGGACGATGAACCGAAAAAGACACGAAAACGAAGAGACAGTTCTTCGGAAGATGAAAAGTCAAGAACGAGGAAGTCAAGAAAGGATTCTACGAGCGAAGACGAAGGGAAAGTACGTTTGAAAAAATCTAAGCGAGACTCAAGTACAGATGATGAAGAGATTGGAGAAAAAGatgcgaagaaaaagagaaaagcggATGACAGTTCAGATGAAGAAAAGGTGAAGAAAAAACGTAAGAAGAAGACTAAAACTAGCACTAGTGAATCAGag gAAAGTgaagtagaagaaaagaaaaagaagaaggataaAAAGCATAAGAAACATAAGAAGCATAAGAAACAtagaaaacataaaaagaagaaggttgCAGATTCTGACGAATCTGATGTAAGTGAAGGTAATAcagaagaattagaaaaaaaactTCGCGAGAAAGCATTAAAATCGATGAAGAAAGGACACAGCATAGAAGGAAGTGATTGA
- the LOC122571504 gene encoding serine/arginine repetitive matrix protein 1 isoform X1 encodes MMYTGTTASQDTRFSDKEKKLLKQMKFGDSLTQKVDMSKVKLDVIKPWITTKITQILGMEDDVVVEFVYNQLEEKFPDPRKMQINLTGFLNGRNARSFMGELWDLLVSAQESVTGIPEAFLQQKKDQIKKRLEEQEKLQASLAEKEKEKEREKEKDEAESKIKKEEKERGSSKERRRDRSRDRDRDRKRSRSRDRHRDRDRSSRKRRSSSRSPSKNSLKDNGKDMTEIKVEREDSPQPENAIPLMPVKTKPEAAVAISRLQAKLMSIADGKKKNNRTPSPESLEKAKKSRSRSKSPISRSKKSRSKSPSRDSKTRRSRSPASKSRRSRSKSRSRRSRSRSKSRRSKSRSQDRSKSRRTKSKSPRSHSRSRSRSKKSRSKSIDRSKSRKSRSDSSDSRSSKSRSKSPDKRKDTLDSNRKRDATTSSSSESEEEKGAKDKNDFEIRKKKDGVQAKRSYRKTNKDDSGSDSDSSRERKSVPKRRSPTPRKDRGRSKDRDRSRDRSRDRSRDRSRDRSRDRNRRRSIDRERERRRERERERERERLDRYSGSRSMRPPSVRRAPSRRRSPPRRSPARYRRRSPSPGDRRRRRSLDRRRRSSERRDRRRSPDRRDSRRRSPDGRDRSLRYDRSSSRDRSSRRDRSRDRDRRDRDRRSRSRDRRSRSKDQRSSVDHSRDGKRSPDRSRDAKEKTKDKKVDEKIKRSSDTGSRKELRNGRSKSSSSESSESSSSSNEDEVTRKSLERKSSQEKRERERDREHADEKRKEKEKPIKEESIKRPEKDIKKAEPVNIKKPDLSVSPKKLQSATLPVTRHRFSKSLSRTPSPFKKTEDIIAAVKVKQPSKEDNKEGSPKEESSFSSADTFPLKKDEKSIKSIKITSEDKKSGQKSSEPVLLKKPAEVIKKSKREKRDGSTDSNDSESEGKKRSKKLEKSKKSRKASTDEEKSDKCGSSSDSEEERKHAEKTKKIRDSNRGDSLDERTKDRKDSRKREMNENESRKRPKKEIEEETKKSKRSRKDSSSGDEEQKIKRNKSEDDRSRLRKPKKDSSSDDEPKKTRKRRDSSSEDEKSRTRKSRKDSTSEDEGKVRLKKSKRDSSTDDEEIGEKDAKKKRKADDSSDEEKVKKKRKKKTKTSTSESEESEVEEKKKKKDKKHKKHKKHKKHRKHKKKKVADSDESDVSEGNTEELEKKLREKALKSMKKGHSIEGSD; translated from the exons ATGATGTACACG GGGACTACCGCGTCGCAGGACACGAGGTTCAGCGATAAGGAGAAGAAACTTcttaaacaaatgaaatttggaGACTCTCTTACACAGAAG GTGGATATGAGCAAAGTTAAGCTGGATGTTATTAAACCATGGATAACTACAAAGATTACCCAGATTTTAGGCATGGAGGATGATGTAGTGGtagaatttgtatataatCAACTGGAAGAAAAG TTTCCTGACCCCCGAAAAATGCAGATCAACCTCACTGGCTTTCTGAATGGAAGAAATGCTCGATCTTTCATGGGTGAACTATGGGACCTCTTGGTCTCTGCTCAAGAAAGTGTAACGGGCATTCCAGAGGCTTTCTTGCAACAAAAGaaagatcaaataaaaaaacgtttg GAAGAGCAGGAGAAACTCCAAGCTTCTTTggcggagaaagaaaaggaaaaggaaagagagaaagaaaaagatgaagcCGAAagcaagataaaaaaagaagagaaagaacgtGGTTCTTCGAAGGAGCGTCGAAGAGATCGAAGTAGAGATCGTGATAGAGACAG AAAAAGAAGTCGATCGAGAGATCGACACAGAGATCGTGACAGATCGAGCCGCAAAAGACGATCATCTTCGAGATCGCCTAGTAAAAATTCGCTTAAAGACAACGGAAAAGATATGACTGAAATTAAAGTCGAACGAGAAGATTCACCTCAACCTGAAAATGCTATACCGCTCATGCCAGTTAAGACAAAACC GGAAGCCGCTGTTGCGATATCGCGATTACAAGCTAAATTAATGAGCATTGCTgatgggaaaaagaaaaacaatcgTACTCCATCTCCTGAATCAttagaaaaagcaaaaaaatcTAGATCTAGATCAAAATCGCCTATAAGCCGCTCCAAAAAATCTAGATCCAAATCGCCCAGTCGAGATTCAAAAACACGTCGTTCTCGATCACCGGCATCTAAGTCGAGGCGATCTCGATCTAAGTCAAGATCAAGACGTTCTAGGTCTAGGTCAAAGTCTAGAAGATCCAAATCCAGGTCGCAAGATCGCTCGAAATCGAGACGTACAAAGTCCAAATCTCCGAGATCGCATTCGAGATCTCGTTCACGATCTAAAAAATCAAGATCGAAAAGCATTGATAGAAGTAAGTCTAGAAAATCGAGATCCGATTCAAGCGATTCAAGATCATCAAAATCTCGTTCGAAGTCACCGGATAAGAGAAAGGATACTCTCGATTCCAACAGGAAACGAGATGCAACTACAAGCAGTAGCTCTGaatcagaagaagaaaaaggagcgaaagataaaaatgacttcgaaattagaaagaagaaagatggaGTACAGGCAAAGAGATCATATAGGAAAACAAATAAGGATGACAGTGGTAGTGACAGTGACTCGAGTCGAGAAAGAAAATCAGTTCCTAAGCGAAGGAGTCCAACGCCACGAAAAGATAGAGGTCGATCAAAGGACAGAGATAGATCGCGAGATAGATCACGCGATAGATCACGGGATAGGTCTCGGGATAGATCTCGAGATAGGAATAGAAG GAGATCCATAGACAGAGAacgtgaaagaagaagagaacggGAGCGAGAAAGGGAACGGGAGAGATTGGATAGATACAGCGGCAGTCGCAGCATGCGACCGCCATCTGTACGCAGAGCACCTAGTAGACGCAG AAGCCCTCCTCGAAGAAGCCCGGCACGATATCGTCGCAGATCACCAAGTCCCGGAGATAGGCGCCGAAGAAGATCTCTCGATCGAAGACGAAGATCATCGGAAAGAAGAGACAGACGTCGATCTCCGGATCGTCGTGATAGCAGACGTCGTTCGCCAGACGGACGGGACCGATCCCTCAGGTACGATAGATCTTCCTCTCGTGACAGATCGAGTAGGCGAGACCGTTCCAGAGACAGGGACAGAAGGGATAGAGATAGAAGATCTAGATCTAGGGATCGTAGGTCTAGATCAAAAGATCAAAGATCATCGGTGGATCATTCGAGAGATGGAAAACGATCTCCCGATCGCTCAAGAGATGCTAAGGAGAAGACAAAGGACAAGAAAGtggatgaaaaaattaaaagatcatCTGATACGGGATCGCGAAAAGAATTACGAAACGGAAGGTCTAAGTCAAGTAGCTCGGAAAGTAGCGAAAGTAGTTCCTCTAGCAATGAGGATGAAGTGACCAG AAAGTCACTAGAGCGGAAATCGTCTCAAGAAAAGCGAGAACGTGAGAGGGATCGTGAACACGCAGATGAGAAACgtaaagaaaaggagaagccTATCAAGGAGGAGTCCATTAAACGACCCGAAAAGGACATCAAGAAAGCTGAACCTGTGAACATCAAGAAACCAGATCTCAGCGTTTCTCCTAAAAAACTTCAATCTGCTACGCTTCCTGTAACTAGACACAGG TTTTCGAAGAGTTTATCTAGAACACCGTCTCCGTTTAAAAAGACTGAAGACATCATAGCAGCGGTTAAAGTCAAACAACCTTCGAA AGAAGATAACAAAGAGGGATCACCAAAAGAAGAATCGAGCTTTTCATCTGCGGATACGTTCCCGCtaaaaaaggatgaaaaatcgatcaaatcaattaaaattacatctgAGGACAAGAAGTCAGGTCAAAAATCGTCAGAGCCAGTTCTCTTGAAAAAGCCAGcagaagtaataaaaaaatcgaagagagaaaaacgcGATGGTTCTACAGATTCAAACGATAGTGAAAGCGAAG GTAAGAAAAGGTCAAAAAAGTTAGAGAAATCCAAGAAATCCAGGAAAGCTTCCACGGATGAAGAGAAGTCAGACAAATGTGGTTCTAGTTCAGATTCTGAAGAGGAAAGGAAGCACGCAGAGAAAACCAAAAAAATTAGGGATTCGAATCGAGGCg ATTCATTAGATGAACGTACAAAAGACAGAAAAGATAGTAGAAAACGGGAAATGAACGAAAACGAATCTCGTAAGCGACCGAAAAAAGAGATAgaagaggaaacgaagaaatcaaAAAGATCTAGAAAAGATTCCTCTTCGGGAGATGAAGAacagaagataaaaagaaataaaagtgaaGACGATAGGTCCAGATTACGAAAACCCAAAAAAGATTCGAGTTCGGACGATGAACCGAAAAAGACACGAAAACGAAGAGACAGTTCTTCGGAAGATGAAAAGTCAAGAACGAGGAAGTCAAGAAAGGATTCTACGAGCGAAGACGAAGGGAAAGTACGTTTGAAAAAATCTAAGCGAGACTCAAGTACAGATGATGAAGAGATTGGAGAAAAAGatgcgaagaaaaagagaaaagcggATGACAGTTCAGATGAAGAAAAGGTGAAGAAAAAACGTAAGAAGAAGACTAAAACTAGCACTAGTGAATCAGag gAAAGTgaagtagaagaaaagaaaaagaagaaggataaAAAGCATAAGAAACATAAGAAGCATAAGAAACAtagaaaacataaaaagaagaaggttgCAGATTCTGACGAATCTGATGTAAGTGAAGGTAATAcagaagaattagaaaaaaaactTCGCGAGAAAGCATTAAAATCGATGAAGAAAGGACACAGCATAGAAGGAAGTGATTGA
- the LOC122571504 gene encoding serine/arginine repetitive matrix protein 1 isoform X2, whose protein sequence is MQINLTGFLNGRNARSFMGELWDLLVSAQESVTGIPEAFLQQKKDQIKKRLEEQEKLQASLAEKEKEKEREKEKDEAESKIKKEEKERGSSKERRRDRSRDRDRDRKRSRSRDRHRDRDRSSRKRRSSSRSPSKNSLKDNGKDMTEIKVEREDSPQPENAIPLMPVKTKPEAAVAISRLQAKLMSIADGKKKNNRTPSPESLEKAKKSRSRSKSPISRSKKSRSKSPSRDSKTRRSRSPASKSRRSRSKSRSRRSRSRSKSRRSKSRSQDRSKSRRTKSKSPRSHSRSRSRSKKSRSKSIDRSKSRKSRSDSSDSRSSKSRSKSPDKRKDTLDSNRKRDATTSSSSESEEEKGAKDKNDFEIRKKKDGVQAKRSYRKTNKDDSGSDSDSSRERKSVPKRRSPTPRKDRGRSKDRDRSRDRSRDRSRDRSRDRSRDRNRRRSIDRERERRRERERERERERLDRYSGSRSMRPPSVRRAPSRRRSPPRRSPARYRRRSPSPGDRRRRRSLDRRRRSSERRDRRRSPDRRDSRRRSPDGRDRSLRYDRSSSRDRSSRRDRSRDRDRRDRDRRSRSRDRRSRSKDQRSSVDHSRDGKRSPDRSRDAKEKTKDKKVDEKIKRSSDTGSRKELRNGRSKSSSSESSESSSSSNEDEVTRKSLERKSSQEKRERERDREHADEKRKEKEKPIKEESIKRPEKDIKKAEPVNIKKPDLSVSPKKLQSATLPVTRHRFSKSLSRTPSPFKKTEDIIAAVKVKQPSKEDNKEGSPKEESSFSSADTFPLKKDEKSIKSIKITSEDKKSGQKSSEPVLLKKPAEVIKKSKREKRDGSTDSNDSESEGKKRSKKLEKSKKSRKASTDEEKSDKCGSSSDSEEERKHAEKTKKIRDSNRGDSLDERTKDRKDSRKREMNENESRKRPKKEIEEETKKSKRSRKDSSSGDEEQKIKRNKSEDDRSRLRKPKKDSSSDDEPKKTRKRRDSSSEDEKSRTRKSRKDSTSEDEGKVRLKKSKRDSSTDDEEIGEKDAKKKRKADDSSDEEKVKKKRKKKTKTSTSESEESEVEEKKKKKDKKHKKHKKHKKHRKHKKKKVADSDESDVSEGNTEELEKKLREKALKSMKKGHSIEGSD, encoded by the exons ATGCAGATCAACCTCACTGGCTTTCTGAATGGAAGAAATGCTCGATCTTTCATGGGTGAACTATGGGACCTCTTGGTCTCTGCTCAAGAAAGTGTAACGGGCATTCCAGAGGCTTTCTTGCAACAAAAGaaagatcaaataaaaaaacgtttg GAAGAGCAGGAGAAACTCCAAGCTTCTTTggcggagaaagaaaaggaaaaggaaagagagaaagaaaaagatgaagcCGAAagcaagataaaaaaagaagagaaagaacgtGGTTCTTCGAAGGAGCGTCGAAGAGATCGAAGTAGAGATCGTGATAGAGACAG AAAAAGAAGTCGATCGAGAGATCGACACAGAGATCGTGACAGATCGAGCCGCAAAAGACGATCATCTTCGAGATCGCCTAGTAAAAATTCGCTTAAAGACAACGGAAAAGATATGACTGAAATTAAAGTCGAACGAGAAGATTCACCTCAACCTGAAAATGCTATACCGCTCATGCCAGTTAAGACAAAACC GGAAGCCGCTGTTGCGATATCGCGATTACAAGCTAAATTAATGAGCATTGCTgatgggaaaaagaaaaacaatcgTACTCCATCTCCTGAATCAttagaaaaagcaaaaaaatcTAGATCTAGATCAAAATCGCCTATAAGCCGCTCCAAAAAATCTAGATCCAAATCGCCCAGTCGAGATTCAAAAACACGTCGTTCTCGATCACCGGCATCTAAGTCGAGGCGATCTCGATCTAAGTCAAGATCAAGACGTTCTAGGTCTAGGTCAAAGTCTAGAAGATCCAAATCCAGGTCGCAAGATCGCTCGAAATCGAGACGTACAAAGTCCAAATCTCCGAGATCGCATTCGAGATCTCGTTCACGATCTAAAAAATCAAGATCGAAAAGCATTGATAGAAGTAAGTCTAGAAAATCGAGATCCGATTCAAGCGATTCAAGATCATCAAAATCTCGTTCGAAGTCACCGGATAAGAGAAAGGATACTCTCGATTCCAACAGGAAACGAGATGCAACTACAAGCAGTAGCTCTGaatcagaagaagaaaaaggagcgaaagataaaaatgacttcgaaattagaaagaagaaagatggaGTACAGGCAAAGAGATCATATAGGAAAACAAATAAGGATGACAGTGGTAGTGACAGTGACTCGAGTCGAGAAAGAAAATCAGTTCCTAAGCGAAGGAGTCCAACGCCACGAAAAGATAGAGGTCGATCAAAGGACAGAGATAGATCGCGAGATAGATCACGCGATAGATCACGGGATAGGTCTCGGGATAGATCTCGAGATAGGAATAGAAG GAGATCCATAGACAGAGAacgtgaaagaagaagagaacggGAGCGAGAAAGGGAACGGGAGAGATTGGATAGATACAGCGGCAGTCGCAGCATGCGACCGCCATCTGTACGCAGAGCACCTAGTAGACGCAG AAGCCCTCCTCGAAGAAGCCCGGCACGATATCGTCGCAGATCACCAAGTCCCGGAGATAGGCGCCGAAGAAGATCTCTCGATCGAAGACGAAGATCATCGGAAAGAAGAGACAGACGTCGATCTCCGGATCGTCGTGATAGCAGACGTCGTTCGCCAGACGGACGGGACCGATCCCTCAGGTACGATAGATCTTCCTCTCGTGACAGATCGAGTAGGCGAGACCGTTCCAGAGACAGGGACAGAAGGGATAGAGATAGAAGATCTAGATCTAGGGATCGTAGGTCTAGATCAAAAGATCAAAGATCATCGGTGGATCATTCGAGAGATGGAAAACGATCTCCCGATCGCTCAAGAGATGCTAAGGAGAAGACAAAGGACAAGAAAGtggatgaaaaaattaaaagatcatCTGATACGGGATCGCGAAAAGAATTACGAAACGGAAGGTCTAAGTCAAGTAGCTCGGAAAGTAGCGAAAGTAGTTCCTCTAGCAATGAGGATGAAGTGACCAG AAAGTCACTAGAGCGGAAATCGTCTCAAGAAAAGCGAGAACGTGAGAGGGATCGTGAACACGCAGATGAGAAACgtaaagaaaaggagaagccTATCAAGGAGGAGTCCATTAAACGACCCGAAAAGGACATCAAGAAAGCTGAACCTGTGAACATCAAGAAACCAGATCTCAGCGTTTCTCCTAAAAAACTTCAATCTGCTACGCTTCCTGTAACTAGACACAGG TTTTCGAAGAGTTTATCTAGAACACCGTCTCCGTTTAAAAAGACTGAAGACATCATAGCAGCGGTTAAAGTCAAACAACCTTCGAA AGAAGATAACAAAGAGGGATCACCAAAAGAAGAATCGAGCTTTTCATCTGCGGATACGTTCCCGCtaaaaaaggatgaaaaatcgatcaaatcaattaaaattacatctgAGGACAAGAAGTCAGGTCAAAAATCGTCAGAGCCAGTTCTCTTGAAAAAGCCAGcagaagtaataaaaaaatcgaagagagaaaaacgcGATGGTTCTACAGATTCAAACGATAGTGAAAGCGAAG GTAAGAAAAGGTCAAAAAAGTTAGAGAAATCCAAGAAATCCAGGAAAGCTTCCACGGATGAAGAGAAGTCAGACAAATGTGGTTCTAGTTCAGATTCTGAAGAGGAAAGGAAGCACGCAGAGAAAACCAAAAAAATTAGGGATTCGAATCGAGGCg ATTCATTAGATGAACGTACAAAAGACAGAAAAGATAGTAGAAAACGGGAAATGAACGAAAACGAATCTCGTAAGCGACCGAAAAAAGAGATAgaagaggaaacgaagaaatcaaAAAGATCTAGAAAAGATTCCTCTTCGGGAGATGAAGAacagaagataaaaagaaataaaagtgaaGACGATAGGTCCAGATTACGAAAACCCAAAAAAGATTCGAGTTCGGACGATGAACCGAAAAAGACACGAAAACGAAGAGACAGTTCTTCGGAAGATGAAAAGTCAAGAACGAGGAAGTCAAGAAAGGATTCTACGAGCGAAGACGAAGGGAAAGTACGTTTGAAAAAATCTAAGCGAGACTCAAGTACAGATGATGAAGAGATTGGAGAAAAAGatgcgaagaaaaagagaaaagcggATGACAGTTCAGATGAAGAAAAGGTGAAGAAAAAACGTAAGAAGAAGACTAAAACTAGCACTAGTGAATCAGag gAAAGTgaagtagaagaaaagaaaaagaagaaggataaAAAGCATAAGAAACATAAGAAGCATAAGAAACAtagaaaacataaaaagaagaaggttgCAGATTCTGACGAATCTGATGTAAGTGAAGGTAATAcagaagaattagaaaaaaaactTCGCGAGAAAGCATTAAAATCGATGAAGAAAGGACACAGCATAGAAGGAAGTGATTGA